A window of the Lolium perenne isolate Kyuss_39 chromosome 7, Kyuss_2.0, whole genome shotgun sequence genome harbors these coding sequences:
- the LOC127314481 gene encoding tryptophan decarboxylase 1 produces MGSLDANPAAFPAFNAGVVDGSFQPLNPDDVRAYLHKAVDFITEYYSNVESMPVLPDVKPGYLQDELTASPPAHSAPFDVTMKELRASVVPGMTHWASPNFFAFFPSTNSAAAIAGELIASAMNTVGFTWQAAPAATEMEVLALDWLAQLLRLPTSFMNRTGAGRGTGGGVILGTTSEAMLVTLVAARDAALRRSGSDGVSGITRLTVYAADQTHSTFFKACRLAGFDPANIRSIPTGADTDYGLDPAKLLEIMQADADAGLVPTYICATVGTTSSNAVDPVGAVADVAAMFNAWVHVDAAYAGSACICPEFRHHIDGVERVDSISMSPHKWLLTCLDCTCLWVRDAHRLSDSLETNPEYLKNDVTDSGEVTDLKDMQVGVGRRFRGLKLWMVMRTYGTAKLQEHIRSDVAMAKTFEGLVRADDRFEVVVPRNFALVCFRMRASGAMTEEVADEMNRVLMDRLNKSGKVYLAHTVVGNRFVLRFAVGSSLQEERHVRSAWELIKKTTAEIMEEPIMQ; encoded by the coding sequence ATGGGTAGCCTCGACGCAAACCCTGCCGCCTTCCCTGCGTTCAACGCCGGCGTCGTGGACGGCAGCTTCCAGCCGCTCAACCCCGACGACGTGCGCGCGTACCTCCACAAGGCCGTCGACTTCATCACCGAATACTACAGCAACGTCGAGTCCATGCCGGTCCTCCCCGACGTGAAGCCCGGCTACCTGCAGGACGAGCTCACGGCGTCCCCGCCGGCGCACTCGGCGCCGTTCGACGTCACCATGAAGGAGCTCAGGGCCTCCGTCGTCCCCGGGATGACGCACTGGGCCAGCCCCAACTTCTTCGCCTTCTTCCCGTCCACCAACAGCGCCGCGGCCATCGCGGGCGAGCTCATCGCCTCGGCTATGAACACCGTCGGGTTCACGTGGCAGGCGGCTCCGGCCGCCACCGAGATGGAGGTGCTCGCGCTCGACTGGCTCGCGCAGCTCCTGCGCCTGCCCACAAGCTTCATGAACCGCACCGGCGCTGGCCGCGGCACTGGCGGGGGCGTCATCCTCGGGACCACAAGCGAGGCCATGCTCGTCACGCTCGTCGCCGCGCGGGACGCGGCGCTGCGCCGGAGTGGCTCCGATGGCGTGTCTGGTATCACGAGGCTTACGGTGTACGCTGCCGACCAGACGCACTCCACGTTCTTCAAGGCGTGTCGCCTCGCCGGCTTCGACCCTGCAAACATCCGATCGATCCCCACCGGGGCCGATACGGACTACGGGCTAGACCCGGCGAAGCTGCTCGAGATCATGCAGGCTGACGCCGACGCTGGCCTCGTGCCAACGTACATCTGCGCCACGGTAGGCACCACGTCGTCCAACGCCGTCGACCCGGTGGGCGCAgtggcggacgtcgccgccaTGTTCAATGCCTGGGTCCACGTCGATGCCGCATATGCGGGCAGCGCGTGCATCTGCCCGGAGTTCCGGCACCACATCGACGGCGTGGAGCGCGTGGACTCCATCAGCATGAGCCCACACAAGTGGCTCCTCACCTGCCTCGACTGCACCTGTCTCTGGGTCCGCGATGCTCACCGCCTGAGCGACTCCCTGGAGACAAACCCGGAGTATCTGAAGAACGATGTTACAgactccggcgaggtcaccgatcTCAAGGACATGCAGGTCGGCGTCGGCCGCCGCTTCCGTGGGCTAAAGCTCTGGATGGTCATGCGCACATACGGGACTGCTAAGCTACAAGAGCACATCCGCAGCGACGTCGCCATGGCAAAGACTTTTGAGGGCCTCGTCCGTGCCGACGATCGGTTCGAGGTCGTCGTGCCGAGGAACTTCGCGCTGGTTTGCTTCAGGATGAGGGCGAGTGGAGCCATGACGGAGGAAGTCGCCGATGAGATGAACCGTGTGCTGATGGACCGGCTCAACAAGTCCGGGAAAGTCTACCTCGCACACACGGTGGTCGGCAACAGATTCGTTCTGCGGTTCGCGGTGGGATCGTCGTTGCAGGAGGAGCGGCATGTGAGAAGCGCGTGGGAGCTCATCAAGAAGACGACCGCCGAGATCATGGAGGAGCCGATCATGCAATGA